In the genome of Populus nigra chromosome 9, ddPopNigr1.1, whole genome shotgun sequence, one region contains:
- the LOC133703329 gene encoding glutamate receptor 2.9-like, whose protein sequence is MCVYISMYYKDSKTFKIKTSYNRMKRANLSTKVNSQLRTCPLIPVNKVLKPCFLLSVLITFLLILSDGVEAAAGKNKVTNIGAIIDGNSRSGKEEKTAMEIAVQNFNSISRNHKLSLHFKHPKGDPLQAAYAAKELIKEKKVEVIIGMDKWEEAALVANIGNQSQVPILSFAAPARTPILTSLRWPFLIRMASDGSEQMRCIAALVHSYNWKRVVVIYEDDVLGSESGNLALLTEALQEVGSEIEYRLVLPPFSFLTDPKDVVQDELTKLQHQTKARVFIVLQSSLPMLTCFFGEAKKAGLVGNDTVWIVGNSITSFLDSVDNPVFSSMEGTLGIKTYYSSSSYYKRFEALFQKIFRSEYLNEDDFQPGIQALRAYDSIGIITQAIEKLGSNITSPKTFLNSVLESDFTGLSGRIRFKDGMLSDSPTLRIVNVVGKKCKELDFWLPSCGLSDTLYVEQGKGRCRNSDGGKTSGGLSGPVIWPGDLNGRDPKGWAMPSEAKPLRIIVPKRSSFDEFVTFRPGEEQPVGFCVELFDNVSRRLNYSIPHVFVQFDGQYDDLIEGVFNKTYDAAIGDITILAERAEYVEFTQPYAESGLSMIVPLETEDTAWIFLKPFNLEMWMVSGAMLIYTMLIIWFLENQTNPEFRGPWKYQFGTAFWFIFSSLFFAQRERLYSNFTRVVVVAWLCVVFILTSSYTASLTSMLTVQRMKPNFSEFEKLKKDKLNVGCDNDSFVQKYLEDVLGFDHDKIKIFDDENNYTTEFERNSIAAAFLELPYERLFLNQHCKSYTGTKATYRFGGLGFAFQKGSPFAADFSREILCLSEDGNITRLEEKWFVPSPECSTSATNNNVESLSVRSFKGIYIVSAAVSTICFLLFLFRLLRSSRPQRPSHSRW, encoded by the exons atgtgtgtgtatatatccATGTATTATAAGGATTCTAAgactttcaaaatcaaaacttcgTATAACAGAATGAAAAGGGCTAATTTGTCCACCAAAGTAAATTCCCAACTAAGGACTTGCCCTCTTATTCCTGTTAATAAAGTTCTAAAACCTTGCTTTCTTTTATCTGTGCTCATCACCTTCCTTCTCATCCTCTCCGATGGAGTTGAAGCTGCGGCCGGCAAGAACAAGGTTACTAATATTGGTGCTATCATTGATGGTAATTCCCGTTCagggaaagaagagaaaacagcAATGGAAATTGCAGTCCAAAACTTCAACAGCATCTCAAGAAACCACAAGCTCTCTCTTCACTTCAAGCATCCTAAAGGAGACCCTCTTCAAGCAGCTTATGCAG cTAAAGAGCTGATCAAAGAGAAGAAAGTGGAAGTGATTATTGGCATGGACAAATGGGAGGAAGCAGCCCTGGTTGCTAATATTGGAAACCAGTCTCAAgttccaattctttcatttgcaGCACCAGCCAGAACCCCGATATTAACTTCACTTCGTTGGCCTTTTCTAATTAGAATGGCCAGTGATGGGTCAGAACAGATGAGATGCATTGCAGCTCTTGTCCATTCTTATAATTGGAAAAGGGTAGTAGTGATTTATGAAGATGACGTGTTAGGAAGTGAATCTGGCAATTTAGCTCTTTTAACCGAGGCTCTACAAGAGGTTGGTTCGGAGATTGAATACCGCTTGGTTCTTCCACCGTTTTCATTTTTAACAGATCCAAAAGATGTTGTTCAAGATGAGCTTACGAAGCTACAACATCAAACAAAAGCTCGTGTTTTTATTGTTCTTCAGTCATCTTTGCCTATGCTCACTTGTTTTTTCGGAGAAGCTAAGAAAgcggggcttgtaggcaatgacaCAGTCTGGATAGTTGGAAACAGTATTACTAGTTTCTTAGATTCTGTGGACAatcctgttttttcttctatggAAGGCACTCTAGGAATCAAAACCTACTATTCTTCCAGCAGTTATTACAAAAGATTCGAAGCACTGTTCCAGAAAATTTTCCGGTCAGAGTATCTAAATGAAGATGATTTTCAACCAGGAATTCAAGCATTAAGAGCATATGACAGCATTGGTATTATCACACAGGCCATAGAAAAACTAGGTAGCAACATTACTAGTCCAAAAACGTTTCTAAACAGCGTATTAGAAAGCGATTTCACTGGTTTGAGTGGTAGAATACGTTTCAAGGATGGGATGCTGTCAGATTCTCCTACATTAAGGATTGTTAATGTGGTTGGGAAGAAATGTAAGGAACTGGATTTTTGGTTGCCAAGTTGCGGTTTATCGGATACCCTCTACGTGGAACAAGGCAAAGGAAGGTGCAGAAACAGTGATGGTGGTAAAACCTCAGGAGGGTTGTCCGGTCCTGTGATTTGGCCTGGGGATCTCAACGGCCGAGACCCTAAAGGATGGGCAATGCCTTCTGAAGCAAAGCCATTGCGAATAATAGTCCCTAAAAGAAGCTCGTTCGATGAGTTTGTGACATTTCGACCAGGCGAGGAGCAGCCTGTAGGTTTTTGCGTTGAACTCTTTGACAATGTTTCGAGACGATTGAATTACTCTATACCACACGTATTCGTCCAGTTTGATGGGCAGTATGATGATCTGATTGAAGGTGTTTTCAACAAG ACTTATGATGCTGCCATTGGAGATATAACCATATTAGCTGAAAGAGCAGAATACGTAGAATTCACTCAACCTTATGCAGAGTCAGGATTGTCCATGATAGTTCCACTTGAGACTGAAGATACAGCATGGATTTTCTTGAAGCCTTTTAACTTAGAGATGTGGATGGTGAGCGGTGCTATGTTGATCTACACAATGCTTATAATTTGGTTCCTGGAGAACCAAACGAATCCAGAATTTAGAGGCCCTTGGAAGTATCAGTTCGGGACCGCGTTTTGGTTCATATTTTCATCTCTATTCTTTGCTCAGA GGGAGAGACTTTATAGCAACTTCACTCGAGTTGTGGTGGTAGCGTGGCTTTGTGTTGTCTTTATCTTAACCTCAAGCTACACTGCCAGTTTGACTTCAATGCTCACCGTGCAACGAATGAAACCGAATTTTTCAGAGTTTGAGAAACTAAAGAAGGACAAGTTAAATGTTGGTTGTGATAATGATTCTTTCGTCCAGAAGTACCTCGAGGATGTTCTTGGATTTGATCACGATAAAATCAAGATCTTTGACGATGAAAATAATTACACAACTGAATTTGAAAGGAACAGCATAGCTGCTGCTTTTCTTGAACTCCCATATGAGAGACTTTTCCTCAATCAACATTGTAAAAGTTACACCGGCACAAAAGCCACATACAGATTTGGAGGGCTTGGCTTT GCATTCCAAAAAGGCTCTCCTTTTGCTGCTGATTTTTCTAGAGAGATTCTATGCCTATCGGAGGATGGGAACATAACACGTTTGGAAGAAAAGTGGTTTGTCCCCTCACCTGAGTGTTCAACTTCGGCAACTAATAATAATGTCGAAAGCTTGAGCGTCCGCAGCTTCAAGGGAATCTACATTGTATCTGCTGCGGTATCTACCATCTGTTTTCTACTATTTCTCTTTCGCTTGTTAAGGAGTTCACGGCCTCAGAGGCCATCTCACTCCAGGTGGTAA
- the LOC133703376 gene encoding glutamate receptor 2.9-like translates to MEIAVQNFNNISRNHKLSLHFKNPKGDPLQAAYAAEELIKEKKVQVIIGMDKWDEAALVANIGNQSQVPILSFAAPARTPILTSLRWPFLIRMASDGSEQMRCIAALVHSYNWKRVVVIYEDDVLGSEYGNLALLTEALQEVGSEIEYRLVLPPFSFLTDPIDVVQDELIKLQHQTEARVFIVLQSSLPMLTCIFGEAKKAGLVGNDTVWIVGNSITSFLDSVDNPVFSSMEGTLGIKTYYSSNSSYKRFEALFQKIFRSEYLNEDDFQPGIQALRAYDSIGIITQAIEKLGSNITSPKMFLNSVLESDFTGLSGRIRFKDGMLSDSPTLRIVNVVGKKCKELDFWLPSCGFSDTLYVEQGKGRCRNSDGGKTTGGLSGPVIWPGDLNGRDPKGWAMPSESKPFRIIVPRRTSFDKFVTFRIGEKRPVGFCVDLFDEVVKRLNYSIPPVFFEFDGQYGDMIEGVYNKTYDAAIGDITILAERAEYVEFTQPYAESGLSMIVPLETEDTTWIFLKPFNLQMWMVSSALFIYTMLIIWFLEHQTNPEFRGPRKYQFGTALWFTFSSLFFAQRERLYSNFTRVVVVAWLCVVFILTSSYTASLTSMLTVQRMKPNFSQFEKLKNDKLNVGCNNESFVQEYVRDVLGFDHDKIKIFNPENDYTTEFERNSIAAAFLELPYERLFLNQHCKSYTGTKATYRFGGLGFAFQKGSPFAADFSREILCLSEEGNITLLEEKWFAPSPECSTSATNNNVESLSLRSFKGIYIVFAAISTICFLLFLFRLLRNSRPHHEADGGHLTPGGKSGTKYFYNGEKTRVPRRASTFAQALDKDEWGSTKWEYVSNSDNLENNYGSQQAEIEMPKIPRHKDQR, encoded by the exons ATGGAAATTGCAGTCCAAAACTTCAACAACATCTCAAGAAACCACAAGCTTTCTCTTCACTTCAAGAATCCTAAAGGAGACCCTCTTCAAGCAGCTTATGCAG cTGAAGAGCTGATCAAAGAGAAGAAAGTGCAAGTGATTATTGGCATGGACAAATGGGACGAAGCCGCCCTGGTTGCTAATATTGGAAACCAGTCTCAAGTTCCAATCCTTTCATTTGCAGCACCAGCCAGAACCCCGATATTAACTTCACTTCGTTGGCCTTTTCTAATTAGAATGGCCAGTGATGGGTCAGAACAGATGAGATGCATTGCAGCTCTTGTCCATTCTTATAATTGGAAAAGGGTAGTAGTGATTTATGAAGATGATGTGTTAGGAAGTGAATATGGCAATTTAGCTCTTTTAACCGAGGCTCTACAAGAGGTTGGTTCGGAGATTGAATACCGCTTGGTTCTTCCACCGTTTTCATTTTTAACAGATCCAATAGATGTTGTCCAAGATGAGCTTATTAAGCTACAACATCAAACAGAAGCTCGTGTTTTTATTGTTCTTCAGTCATCTTTGCCTATGCTCACTTGTATTTTCGGAGAAGCTAAGAAAgcggggcttgtaggcaatgacaCAGTCTGGATAGTTGGAAACAGTATTACTAGTTTCTTGGATTCTGTGGACAatcctgttttttcttctatggAAGGCACTCTAGGAATCAAAACCTACTATTCTTCCAACAGTTCTTACAAAAGATTCGAAGCACTGTTCCAGAAAATTTTCCGGTCAGAGTATCTAAATGAAGATGATTTTCAACCAGGAATTCAAGCATTAAGAGCCTATGACAGCATTGGTATTATCACACAGGCCATAGAAAAACTAGGTAGCAACATTACTAGTCCAAAAATGTTTCTAAACAGTGTATTAGAAAGTGATTTCACTGGTTTGAGTGGCAGAATACGTTTCAAGGATGGGATGCTGTCAGATTCTCCTACATTAAGGATTGTTAATGTGGTTGGGAAGAAATGTAAGGAACTGGATTTTTGGTTGCCAAGTTGCGGTTTCTCGGATACCCTCTACGTGGAACAAGGCAAAGGAAGGTGCAGAAACAGTGATGGTGGTAAAACCACAGGAGGGTTGTCCGGTCCAGTGATTTGGCCTGGGGATCTCAACGGCCGAGATCCAAAAGGATGGGCAATGCCTTCTGAATCAAAGCCATTCCGAATAATAGTCCCTCGAAGAACCTCGTTCGATAAGTTTGTGACATTTCGAATTGGCGAGAAGCGGCCAGTAGGTTTTTGCGTTGACCTCTTTGACGAAGTTGTGAAACGATTGAATTACTCTATACCACCCGTATTCTTCGAGTTTGATGGGCAGTATGGTGATATGATTGAAGGTGTCTACAACAAG ACTTATGATGCTGCCATTGGAGATATAACCATATTAGCTGAAAGAGCAGAATACGTAGAGTTCACTCAACCTTATGCAGAGTCAGGATTGTCCATGATAGTTCCACTTGAGACTGAAGATACAACATGGATTTTCTTGAAGCCTTTTAACTTACAGATGTGGATGGTGAGTAGTGCTTTATTCATCTACACAATGCTTATAATTTGGTTTCTGGAGCACCAAACGAATCCAGAATTTAGAGGCCCTCGGAAGTATCAGTTCGGGACCGCGCTTTGGTTCACATTTTCATCTCTATTCTTCGCTCAGA GGGAGAGACTTTATAGCAACTTCACTCGAGTTGTAGTGGTAGCGTGGCTTTGTGTTGTCTTTATCTTAACCTCAAGCTACACTGCCAGTTTGACTTCAATGCTCACCGTGCAACGAATGAAACCGAATTTTTCACAGTTTGAGAAACTAAAGAACGACAAGTTAAATGTTGGTTGTAATAATGAATCTTTCGTCCAGGAGTACGTCAGGGATGTTCTTGGATTTGATCACgataaaatcaagatttttaacCCTGAAAATGATTACACAACTGAATTTGAAAGGAACAGCATAGCTGCTGCTTTTCTTGAACTCCCATATGAGAGACTTTTCCTCAATCAACATTGTAAAAGTTACACCGGCACAAAAGCCACATACAGATTTGGAGGGCTTGGCTTT GCATTCCAAAAAGGCTCTCCTTTTGCTGCTGATTTTTCTAGAGAGATTCTATGCCTATCGGAGGAGGGGAACATAACACTTTTGGAAGAAAAGTGGTTTGCCCCCTCACCTGAGTGTTCAACTTCGGCAACTAATAATAATGTCGAAAGCTTGAGCCTCCGCAGCTTCAAGGGAATCTACATTGTATTTGCTGCGATATCTACCATCTGTTTTCTACTATTTCTCTTTCGCTTGTTAAGGAATTCACGGCCTCATCATGAAGCAGATGGAGGCCATCTCACTCCAGGTGGTAAGAGTGGTACAAAATACTTTTACAACGGAGAAAAAACCCGAGTTCCTAGGAGGGCTTCAACTTTTGCTCAAGCACTAGATAAGGATGAATGGGGCTCTACGAAGTGGGAATATGTGAGTAACTCTGAcaatttggaaaataattatGGTTCCCAGCAAGCTGAGATTGAAATGCCAAAAATTCCACGACATAAGGAtcaaagatga
- the LOC133703676 gene encoding uncharacterized protein LOC133703676 produces the protein MEERLRRTRQGPKTEWGDMKARLEAKYLPINYEQLIYEDMLQWNQNNRTTVDQYTERFHKLTVRSKTNETESQLLARYLKGLKPDIRKNMLTTRLYNVEEAYQLALQFERQTSSNTRRFYSADSGNFRFPVSTSGKPIVESTRGNVNGDAKGKEKAFGEGPQCYKCKGRGHFAMKDLVFDDDEINYEEDHIQEETDSKKEQLQATDLPICVIQHVLTRHKTKEDVDHDWRQANIFHTRVAYGDKALNVIIDNGSSMNVVAKEIVERLGRPLMYDRRVNYDGLENTYSLKMHDRKVILEPLHISAFESPKKSNLMLIMQQVKEAMQDGNILFFLVGRESKQLGGSSLPNLPHYRMSPTEHAELQRQHQIRVRLGDEWKTALKTKEGLYECFLGLATFYRRFVQGFCTITTPITECLKSKIFKWTPTATKAFDEIKQKMLNAKHARWFNYLQQFNFTIRHTTGRENKVANAFSRRPHILTTFTVNAASFEAMKDGYASDKHFKDI, from the exons ATGGAAGAGAGACTTAGGCGAACCCGTCAGGGCCCTAAAACAGAGTGGGGAGATATGAAGGCACGATTAGAAGCAAAATACTTACCCATAAACTATGAACAACTCATTTATGAAGACATGCTCCAATGGAACCAAAATAACAGAACTACGGTGGACCAGTATACAGAGCGATTTCATAAACTAACAGTAAGGAGCAAGACCAACGAAACTGAGTCTCAATTATTAGCTCGGTATTTGAAGGGATTGAAACCTGATATTCGCAAAAACATGTTGACGACCCGACTGTATAATGTTGAGGAAGCTTACCAGCTAGCTTTACAATTTGAGAGACAGACCTCGAGTAACACACGTCGTTTTTATTCTGCTGACTCTGGTAATTTTCGTTTCCCAGTCTCTACCAGTGGAAAGCCAATAGTCGAATCAACAAGAGGAAATGTGAATGGTGAtgctaaaggaaaagaaaaggctttCGGAGAGGGACCCCAATGTTACAAATGCAAAGGGCGTGGACACTTCGCGATG AAGGATTTGgtgtttgatgatgatgaaattaactACGAAGAAGACCATATCCAAGAAGAAACTGATTCTAAGAAAGAACAATTACAAGCCACTGATCTACCTATTTGTGTGATTCAACATGTTTTGACAAGGCATAAAACCAAAGAGGATGTAGACCATGACTGGAGGCAAGCTAATATCTTCCACACAAGGGTTGCATACGGAGACAAAGCTTTGAATGTTATCATCGACAACGGTAGTAGTATGAATGTTGTGGCCAAGGAAATAGTTGAACGTCTTG GGAGGCCATTGATGTATGATAGGCGTGTCAATTATGATGGTCTGGAGAATACTTATTCGTTAAAAATGCACGATCGGAAGGTGATATTGGAACCACTCCACATCTCTGCTTTTGAAAGTCCTAAGAAATCCAACCTGATGCTGATTATGCAACAAGTCAAAGAAGCCATGCAGGATGGgaacattctttttttcttagtagGACGTGAATCCAAACAACTAGGTG GTTCGTCTCTACCCAATTTACCTCATTATAGAATGAGCCCAACTGAGCATGCTGAACTCCAAAGACAG CACCAAATCCGAGTAAGGCTTGGGGATGAATGGAAAACTGCCCTCAAGACAAAAGAAGGGCTATATGAATG CTTCTTAGGTTTGGCAACATTTTATCGCAGGTTTGTCCAAGGGTTTTGCACCATTACAACCCCTATCACTGAATGCCTAAAGTCCAAGATTTTCAAGTGGACACCCACAGCTACCAAGGCATTTGATGAGATAAAACAAAAGAT GTTAAATGCCAAGCATGCAAGATGGTTCAACTACCTTCAGCAATTTAACTTCACTATTCGACACACTACTGGCCGTGAGAATAAGGTGGCAAACGCCTTCAGTCGACGACCACATATCCTGACCACATTCACTGTTAATGCTGCCAGTTTCGAAGCCATGAAGGATGGCTATGCATCAGACAAGCATTTCAAGGATATCTAG